GGATGCACAATAGAGTCTGTCAAATAGTTGTCAGTTGACCtgtgcccagtcttgcaccattttcaccatcattggtatgtttgaatccactgtggtagcaattgtgtcaatccatctcattgagagtttcccttgttttcattggccctctacttgatgcaaagcatgatgtccttttctagtgactggtctttctgatgacatgtccaaagtaagtgagtcaaagtctgtccattctcacttctaagtaacattctggttgtatttcttctaagactgatttgttcacttTGGCGGCCCACAGTATATTCACggcccacagtatattcagtattgttcgccaacaccacaactcaaatgcatcaattctttgccTGCCCTCCTTTTCCATCGTCCAACTCTTgtacacatatgaggtgattgaaaagacatgGCTCacatcagatgcaccttagtcatcaaagtcctttctttaaaactttacagaggtcttttgcagcagattttcccaatgcaatatatatatatttttttggacTGCTGGTCGAAAACCCCAGGGCAaatagtgttattgttgttgttaggtgccctcaagtcagttctgacaaacagtggccccatgcacaacagaatgaaacactgaccggtcctgcaccatccctgcagtcattgtaatgcttgagcccattgctgcagccactgtcaatccacctcgttgagggtcttcctcttttctgttgaccctgtactttaccaagcattagttctccagggactaaaccctcctgacaacacgtccaaagtatgtaagacgcactctcgccatatttgcttctaagggtcattctggttgtactccttccaaacagatttgttcgttcttttggcagtccacaatatattcaatcttcttcactaacaccacaattcaaaggagtcaattattctatggtcttccttattcattgtccagctttaaggtgcatatgaggaattgaaaatatcgtggcttctgtcaggtacaccttagtcttcaaagtgacatctcagcttttcaacactttaaagaattcatttgcagaagatttgcccaatgcaatgcatcttttggtttcttgactgctgcttccatgggagttgattttggaaacaagtaaaatgaaatccttaacaacttccatcttttctccatttatcatgatgttgcttgttggtccagttttaagaatttttcttttctttatgttgaggtgtaattcctactgaaagctgtggtctttgatcttcatcattaagtgcttcaagtcctcttcactttcagcaagcatggttgtatcatatgcataaagcaagttattaatgagtcttctaccaatcctgacaccccattcttcatacagtctagcttctcagattagttgctcagcatacagattgaataggtatggtcaaaggatacaatcctgatgcacacccctcttgactttaaatcacacagtatccccttgttctgtttgaacaactgcctcttgatctatgtacagattcctcatgagcacaattaagcagtctggaattcccattcttcccaatattacccataatttgttgtgatccacacaatcaaatgcctttgcatagtcaataaaacacaagtaaacaactttctggtactctctgctttcagcatctGACATTCAGCAACGATATCAGTGCAgcctggatttcttcctttagtattctcagttcctggtcatatgctacctcctcaaatggttgaacactgaccaattccttttggcataatgactctgtgtatttcttacatcttcttttgatgcttcttgcatcgtttagcattttcttctacagaatccttaactactgcaactcgagacttgaattttttctttcattctttcagcttgagaaatgccgtgtgtattcttcccttttggttttctctctccagctcttgGCACATGTCATTAGAGTACTTCATTTTgacttctccagccaccctttgaaaccttctgttcagttctttgcttcatcaattcttccttttgctttagcaactagatgttcaagagcaagtttcagagtctctttggacgtccattttggtcttttctttctttcctgtctttttaatgaccttttgctttgttcatgtatgatatccttgatgtaattccacaactggtctggtcttccaCTATTAgcattcagtgtgtcaaatctattcttgagacggtctctaatttcaggtggaatataattaggtcataatttggctctcatggacttgttctaatttcttcagtttcaacttgaacttgcatatgagcaattgatgctctgttctacagtcgacCCCTGGTCTTGTTGTAAAATAAGCACTTATAAAGAAGACTGCCTAGCATATTATAAACCCCATTACTTTCGAAATCTGGGGTCAGAACACACAGAAAATTAATTTTGGAGGTGAACAAAAATGACAGGACCCTGAGTTTGTGTCTGCTGATGAAGTAAGAAGAGCAGGGGGTACCCATGAGGATGAGGCAGATACAGGCCTTCTGAGGCCTTGgtatttccctttcttctggaGTATCCATGTTTTAAGAAATATTGTGATTTCATGTAGGATGCCCCACTAATTCCAAAAAGCTTTTTGCCTACAATGTCACTTAGAAAAGTAaagtaaattagaaaagaaagagagtAACAGGATATTAAGTTTAAAAATCTTATTTCCTAGAGTAGTCATGTCTAAGCTTCTTTCTTGCTGGAGAAAATGCAGTAATGATGATGATCTGCTGCTTCTAATGAACTACCATTTATTGCATGCTCTTTCTGGGTCAAGgcagctgggtggcacaaatggtttgactTCAACTACTATActaagaagtaaggatggtgagacttcacctcacttactttggacatgttaccaggagggaccagaccccggaaaaggacatcacacttggcaaagtagagggtcggaaaaactggaagaccctcaatgagatggattgacacagtggctgtgataaTGGGATCAAATATTGCAATGGTTGTGataatggcgcaggaccaggcagtgtttcattctttttgtacatagggtcactacgagtcacaatcaactcagtggcacttaacaacaatagcaattATCCTAAAGATTGTCAATTTCAACCTACCTAATGCTACCGGGGAAGAAAGTGCTgctaatctgcttccataaagattacagccaaggaaaccctatgtggcaattctactccataacacatgccgttgccatgagttggaatcatctcaatggAACAagctttgttgattttttgtttgtttgtttgttagcttAATTCTGAGTcagattttctgccaacaaagttACAGGCATTATTCAATTTTAtacctaagacagatttgtgatctaaatattatttttcccACTTTGCACTAGAGAAAACTAAATCCTGAGGGGTTAAATAATTTGTCCCCCTAATCAAagagtaattaaagaaaataatatgggttcaaaataatacagaaataatCTTTGGTGTGAAACAAAATTCGGGTAGCAGTGATTATGAGAGTCTGGATAttgggatcaaagaagaattaaaataaaccaaaattatGATATAATGTTGCTGACAAAAGCAGgtttgaaaaagaaataagatattTATCCCAACTCAAAACATGTACTTTAttcaggaagggaaaggaaaattaCAATTGCCCAAGTGGTGGAAATCTCTCCCCAGGTTACAGACACAGAAAACGTCAAGAGAATCATCTGACGAGACCAGGGGAATGTGCCCTTGTTCTTCCTTTGAAGCGCTGGGATCCTGGCACAGCTGAGGACTGCCCTTTCTCAGTTACCTCCTGGAGAATAGCAATATAACAGtgtagggaaaaaaaactttCACTTGCTAGGAATCATCACAGGCAGATCATGGACTAATGGATAGAAAAGTTGTGTCCATGGTTGGCTTTGAAGAAATGAAGGTTGAGTTGTGGAAGGAGTCTGAGCCAATTGTCCTTATCCTTTCATGTTCCTGATGAATTATGAAGCTATTACTTGCTCTTAGGAGGACACTTCTGCTGGCAGGGTTGGTATATCTGTGTAGGAGGGCATTTCTGCTGACATGGCTGAGGTGGGCATTTTGGAGGTGAGCATGGCTCTGGGCACTCTGGAGGTGGACATGGCTCAGGGCACTTAGGTGGGCACACCACAGGAGGTGGTTGGCAGGGCTGCTTGCACTGCTGCTGCTGGTAAGACATCTTTCTGGAGACTCTGGAAATCTGAAAGAAATTAGATGACAGTGTTCACAAGAAGGAACTTCTACAGACAGAGAAGCCAGAGCTTATTTGATTCCATTGGATATCACCTCTCCAGTCTCTGAGATATATTATCATCTCTTAACTCCCTTTGTATAACTTTCTGGCTTCTACTCTCTAGCCATCTGCTTCACTAGCTCTGGAAAATTCTCTAAAGCAGCAAGTAATGACATTTACATGAAAATAACATCTTCAAGAAAGGGAGTCACAAGTTCTGAAAACCTGAGCACCCTTGTAAGTAATCCCTGCCATTATTTCTTACGAAGCACCAACACTTGGATagatagcaagcagccattttggGAGAATTCTATGACTTTTGAAATCACAGCAGAATGGACTTcttaaagaaatggaaaggaaaaaaaaaatcccttttttcttcttcaaaccAAAGCTTTCCTATTAACTTCTTTTTCAATGTAGACATCAAACTATCTAACAGAACCAAGTTAAAGCAATACATCATTGTATCATTATGCCCCAATTTACAGTTATCATCAATTAAGGGCATCAAACTAATGATCCTACCTTTGGACACACCAGATTTTCTGTCTTCGGATTGAATTCAGATATTTGAGAGCAACAAATAAACAGAAGAACTCAAGGAATCAGACTCACCAGGTTCTCCAAAGTAGACCAGGAATCAAGTATCAGGAGGATGCTAGCCTCgcagcagaggacctctttatATAAGGGATTGCTACCCCACCCAGAGGGAAGTGGAGCTTCCTAAAAATGGGCTGGTCCAAGAATTtcctaaccaaacaaaatccaTCCCTAACTGGCTGGACAGGGACTCTGATAGCAGGAAGCATCCTGCTTCCGGATCTCCTCACTGGGATAAATGTCCATGACTCAGAGGCTCTGTCTTAGGGACAGTATCAGTGACTTACAGCAGTGGGAGAATTTAGGGAGTTCTTTAACTGGTGTCCAAAGGCTCTTTTTCTTGGCTGAAGACAAAGACCCTTTCCTAGCCTTCACTTTCCCAGCATCATAAAACTGCCTTCTGTGTTCCACTTTAGCTGGTTGCCAATTTTTTATACATCCTGGAGCGAAAAAAGCCTGACTACCTGGGAGCCTGAATACCTTGTGACACCTTTCTCATTACTCCagtatcagttgccatcaagtcaattccaactcaggccAACCCCattgttccagagtagaactgtgccctatagggttttcaatggctgtgatctttcagaagtagatagccaggcccgTCTTCCAAAGTACTTTTGAGTGGActtcaactgccaacttttcatttagtagctgagcacttcatCGTTTGTGCCTCCAAGGGACAGCTCTCATTACTCCAAACCCTCATTATAATGCATTTCCTCTTGATTCTATGGTTTGCTAATCTAaatttcctttcctccctcaaAAATGCACTGCTGTAAGGCTCCAAATCATCTCACTATCCCTCCCACTGGTATGCTTCTAAACATTCAGCAAAATGGTGATCATTAGGGTCCTATTTTCACCTGCATTGGGTCTTCAAATAGAAGATATAAGGCTGGTTCTTaaggtcttggaaaccctggagtgtagaggttaaatgctacagtcactaaccaaaagtttggtggattgaatctaccaggcactcctttaaaatgctatggggcagctctactttttcctatagggttgctatgagtcagaagtgactcgacagcaatttttttttttctttttaaaggtctTTGTAAAACCTGTACCACCTTCGGCCACATGGGCTCCattagcaccacagcaacacctATTACAATTGAGATACTCAAGCAGCTCAGTTCCTGGAATTACAACACAAAGTAACTTTCTGACCCTAACTCCCTCCTCACACACTATACTAATTGCTCCTACAAAGCTTTATCCAACAAGAACAGAGAAGGTTGTACATATTTTCTGTCATCTACACTTGAGAATCAATGGAAAATCCAACATAATGATCAATGCCATTCAAACaattaattttatatgtattttatattaattAGTTAATTAAACAGTTTGATTCAGAAACTGTTGGTAGATTCAAGATGAAGTTTAAatccatttattaaaaatttagtcATTAAAATTAATTACCATTCATTTACACCTCCTTAAACATTAATAATAGTCATTataaattttacttaattttagtATTTGTCCATAGAGAACACAGTGGAATACATGTCAAGTAAACCAGTTTACCCTTCTACTTTCCTCAGTTTGGCAGTGTTCTAGAAAATAAGAGAGATCTAAATGGTACCTGAAGTCTGGTCCCAATTCTATTTTTGACAAGCTGTGTGACCATGAGCAGTTCACCTCCCCTCTCTGCGTTTGGATCTTTGTCTACAAACAGAGGAGAATAATACTCACCTCTTGGATTGGAGGTGGGAGATGGTTGCACTGGACCTTCTATTAGCTCtgttccagcttgaatttctcctctttctttctttcttcccataGAACCCCAGATTAGACCCATATTCTCCATCTCTTTGAAGCTGCCTTTTCTACGGAAACACCTTCCCTAGAGGTACTTCTCTTCTGGGAAAAACTGCTGGGTGGGATCCAGACTCCTCAGTACTTATCCTCCTTGCTGTTCTCAAGAATATGTATTTGAATTCTTTTATTCTATAGACAAAAACTCTCTTAATCAGCACTTGAAGGAAACAGAAGTGAACAAAAATTACAAGCATCCATTCAAAAACTAATTACTGAACCACACCTGTGTAAGTTCTTCTGCTGTTCCCTACGATAGAGAACAAGACGCTGTCCTATGCTGTTCACAGTTAATGGGGAACAGAGACATATACAGGCCATTAGGGTGCGCTGTTCTCGTGCCTCCGCAGCATTGGCAGCTGATCTCCAGGAAGCTGTGCCCTCTgcttttatcctttcatctggttCAGCTGGAACCTTCCTCCATCCTGGCCCTTCCTTCTGTATCCAGGGCAGAACATGAGATACCAGCTAATGCTTTTCCAGGTGTAGACAATCCGTTTC
This DNA window, taken from Elephas maximus indicus isolate mEleMax1 chromosome 3, mEleMax1 primary haplotype, whole genome shotgun sequence, encodes the following:
- the LOC126073652 gene encoding small proline-rich protein 2G-like, translating into MSYQQQQCKQPCQPPPVVCPPKCPEPCPPPECPEPCSPPKCPPQPCQQKCPPTQIYQPCQQKCPPKSK